In Plodia interpunctella isolate USDA-ARS_2022_Savannah chromosome 9, ilPloInte3.2, whole genome shotgun sequence, a single genomic region encodes these proteins:
- the VAChT gene encoding vesicular acetylcholine transporter isoform X3 produces MAEGPQSIWQKIDHTVIPVVNLEVREVREVLWEKIQEPTSQRKIILVIVSIALLLDNMLYMVIVPIIPDYLRYIGAWGEEAYDHVVTLAPYKEGNKTITPTKIIPASHEGQESATGVLFASKAIVQLMINPFSGALIDRIGYDIPMMIGLIIMFLSTSIFACGRSYGMLFFARSLQGVGSAFADTSGLAMIADRFTEENERSKALGIALAFISFGCLVAPPFGGALYQFAGKEVPFLILALISLIDGFMLLLVMKPLKTQMKEANEPKVAGTPIWKLLMDPYIAVCAGALMMSNVALAFLEPTISMWMEDNLTKDNWKIGMIWLPAFFPHVLGVVITVKMARKYPQQQWLMAAGGLALEGLCCFIIPFANSYKMLMIPICGICFGIALIDTALLPTLGYLVDVRYVSVYGSIYAIADISYSFAYAVGPIIAGEVVEAIGFTALNLFIAFSNLLYAPMLMYLKNIYDFKPFENEANILMADPPDKEYQTYSMQDQRPVNGEYKNHLEYSNVAGQVESGVQESNVDANTGYSYDQSYQGGYQNYSQQQQQGYQQEYQQQEQGYSQPRQLPAQPQPTASNPFRAPQQAPQAAPAPAAPTPGPVKNPFRQGF; encoded by the coding sequence ATGGCGGAGGGACCTCAGTCGATATGGCAGAAGATAGACCATACGGTCATACCGGTGGTGAACCTCGAGGTGCGAGAGGTCCGCGAGGTACTCTGGGAGAAGATTCAGGAACCCACCTCGCAACGAAAGATCATCCTGGTGATAGTATCTATAGCGCTGCTTCTAGATAATATGTTGTATATGGTTATTGTACCTATCATCCCTGATTACTTGAGGTATATAGGCGCATGGGGCGAGGAAGCATACGACCATGTAGTCACACTAGCACCATACAAAGAAGGCAACAAAACCATCACGCCAACCAAAATTATTCCCGCATCGCACGAGGGCCAAGAATCCGCAACTGGTGTTCTCTTCGCCTCTAAAGCTATCGTGCAGCTGATGATCAACCCATTCTCCGGTGCCTTAATCGACCGTATTGGATACGACATTCCCATGATGATCGGACTTATCATTATGTTTCTTTCTACATCAATCTTCGCTTGCGGCAGAAGTTACGGCATGCTTTTCTTCGCAAGAAGTCTGCAAGGAGTCGGTTCAGCATTTGCCGACACATCAGGTTTAGCTATGATCGCCGACAGGTTTACAGAAGAAAATGAAAGGTCAAAGGCTCTAGGAATAGCTCTCGCGTTTATAAGTTTCGGATGTCTCGTGGCTCCACCTTTCGGCGGTGCATTATACCAATTCGCTGGTAAAGAAGTGCCATTTTTAATTCTTGCATTAATATCCTTAATAGACGGGTTTATGTTACTACTGGTAATGAAACCTCTGAAAACTCAAATGAAGGAAGCTAACGAACCTAAAGTGGCTGGCACCCCCATCTGGAAACTCTTAATGGACCCTTACATCGCCGTTTGTGCCGGAGCACTGATGATGTCAAACGTTGCACTAGCCTTCCTCGAACCAACAATTTCGATGTGGATGGAAGACAATCTAACAAAAGATAATTGGAAGATCGGCATGATATGGCTACCTGCTTTCTTCCCTCACGTTCTTGGTGTCGTTATCACAGTCAAGATGGCGAGAAAATATCCTCAACAGCAGTGGCTCATGGCAGCCGGTGGGTTAGCTCTGGAAGGTCTGTGTTGCTTCATTATACCTTTCGCGAATTCATACAAAATGCTGATGATACCAATTTGCGGAATATGTTTTGGTATTGCTCTAATCGATACTGCCTTACTACCTACACTTGGTTACTTAGTTGACGTGCGTTATGTTTCTGTATATGGAAGCATCTACGCGATTGCCGATATTTCATATTCGTTCGCATACGCTGTAGGGCCTATCATCGCAGGAGAAGTAGTCGAGGCAATCGGCTTCACAGCCTTGAATCTTTTCATAGCCTTCAGCAACCTTTTATATGCGCCCATGTTAATGTACCTCAAGAATATTTACGACTTCAAGCCATTCGAGAACGAGGCTAACATACTCATGGCGGATCCGCCAGATAAGGAGTACCAGACTTACAGTATGCAAGACCAGAGGCCTGTGAACGGAGAATACAAAAACCATTTGGAATATTCAAATGTAGCAGGGCAGGTAGAGTCGGGAGTGCAAGAGTCTAATGTCGATGCCAATACAGGATATTCGTACGATCAGTCATATCAAGGAGGGTATCAGAACTATAGCCAACAACAACAGCAGGGCTATCAACAAGAGTACCAACAGCAAGAGCAAGGGTACAGTCAGCCCCGTCAGCTGCCGGCACAGCCCCAGCCTACAGCTAGCAACCCGTTCCGGGCCCCTCAGCAGGCCCCACAAGCGGCGCCTGCGCCAGCAGCACCAACCCCCGGTCCCGTCAAGAACCCCTTCCGGCAAGGCTTTTAG